Proteins encoded within one genomic window of Falco biarmicus isolate bFalBia1 chromosome 14, bFalBia1.pri, whole genome shotgun sequence:
- the RPS4X gene encoding 40S ribosomal protein S4, X isoform, translating to MARGPKKHLKRVAAPKHWMLDKLTGVFAPRPSTGPHKLRECLPLIIFLRNRLKYALTGDEVKKICMQRFIKIDGKVRTDITYPAGFMDVISIEKTGEHFRLVYDTKGRFAVHRITAEEAKYKLCKVRKIFVGTKGIPHLVTHDARTIRYPDPLIKVNDTVQIDLETGKITDFIKFDTGNLCMVTGGANLGRIGVITNRERHPGSFDVVHVKDANGNSFATRLSNIFVIGKGNKPWISLPRGKGIRLTIAEERDKRLAAKQSSG from the exons ATG GCCCGCGGACCTAAGAAGCACCTGAAGCGCGTGGCTGCGCCCAAGCACTGGATGCTGGACAAGCTGACGGGTGTCTTC GCACCCCGTCCATCGACAGGCCCTCATAAGCTGAGAGAATGCCTTCCGCTCATCATCTTCCTGCGGAACAGGCTGAAGTATGCCCTGACAGGAGATGAGGTCAAGAAGATTTGCATGCAGAGGTTCATCAAGATAGATGGCAAAGTCCGCACAGACATCACTTACCCTGCGGGCTTCATGG ATGTCATCAGCATCGAGAAGACAGGTGAGCATTTCCGCTTGGTGTATGATACCAAGGGCCGGTTTGCTGTTCACCGCATCACAGCTGAAGAGGCCAAG tACAAGCTGTGCAAGGTAAGGAAGATCTTTGTGGGCACCAAAGGAATCCCTCATCTGGTCACCCATGATGCCCGCACCATCCGCTATCCAGACCCCCTCATCAAGGTGAATGATACAGTCCAGATTGACCTGGAGACAGGCAAGATCACAGATTTCATAAAGTTTGACACAG GTAACCTGTGCATGGTGACCGGCGGTGCCAACTTGGGCCGTATTGGGGTGATCACCAACCGGGAGAGACACCCTGGCTCATTTGACGTGGTTCATGTGAAGGATGCCAATGGCAATAGCTTTGCCACCAGGCTCTCCAACATCTTCGTTATTGGCAAA GGCAACAAGCCGTGGATCTCCCTGCCCCGTGGAAAGGGTATCCGCCTGACCATTGCTGAAGAAAGAGACAAGAGACTGGCAGccaagcagagcagtgggtga